In Patescibacteria group bacterium, a genomic segment contains:
- the pilO gene encoding type 4a pilus biogenesis protein PilO, which translates to MLKFNFKKLDYTKKITIISGFLVLVLAAVIVWVDLPAVKNINKMKDEIEFQRLDLEKKYAKSQRIKKMALSLGKIENEVLRLDKVFISEYRELEFITRLEQIAQSDSVIQEINLNKSAVMETGGFRAVYLFARCQGSYENLVKYLEDIEALDYYINIEDLQITKGENEEFSLNLKALTYWR; encoded by the coding sequence ATGCTTAAATTTAATTTTAAAAAACTTGATTATACTAAAAAGATTACTATCATATCGGGGTTTTTGGTTCTTGTTTTGGCGGCTGTTATCGTTTGGGTGGATCTGCCAGCCGTAAAAAATATTAATAAAATGAAGGATGAAATTGAGTTCCAGCGGCTTGACCTCGAAAAAAAGTACGCCAAGAGCCAGCGGATAAAAAAAATGGCCTTAAGCCTGGGAAAAATTGAAAATGAAGTTTTGCGGCTGGATAAAGTTTTTATAAGCGAATACCGGGAATTGGAATTCATCACCCGGCTGGAGCAAATTGCCCAAAGCGATTCGGTTATCCAGGAAATTAATCTAAATAAGAGTGCCGTTATGGAGACCGGCGGCTTCCGGGCAGTCTATCTGTTTGCCCGCTGTCAAGGGAGTTACGAGAACCTGGTAAAATACCTAGAGGATATTGAAGCGCTGGATTACTATATTAATATAGAAGACCTGCAAATAACCAAAGGCGAAAATGAAGAATTCAGCTTAAACCTAAAGGCGCTTACGTACTGGCGCTAA